Genomic window (Candidatus Nitrosocosmicus franklandus):
TCAGGCCATAATAGACGAGGATCGTATACAAGAGTCTCCCACAAATTATCCGAATATCTAAGTCGAAGAATTGCATTATGCTCATAATTTGTTGAATATATGTTTCCTTCAGCATCCGATTCCAGACCGTCCGACGCACCTCCCCTATCTCCATGATTTTGTACTGTGTTTGCAACCTCTTCTTCGGAAATATTGCGGTCAACAAGTGCATCTATGGCCACACTGTACAATTTGCGACTTCCTAGTGGACAATAGTATAGCCTGGAACCATCCGAATTTATAGCAATACCGTCAGCACCCATACTTGCACCCTGTTTTACTGTTCCGTCAGGTTGACGCTCTAAAAATGGTCTTCCTTCTACAAGAGGAAGAAACGTTCCAAGATCTTCGGGTTTAGTGGAAGGGTGCTCATTAAGTCGACGCCAGCATTCTCCTGTATGGAGATCAACTACTATGATTGCATTAGACCCTTCCATAGAAGAATCTGTAATAAATGCCATTCCGTCGTTTCCCCTTCGCAAATCAAAGCGAATATCATTAAGGTAGGTTGTTGGTTGAGCAATTGTTTGAGGAAATAGAATTTTTTTTGTTACCTTGTTGGTATCAAGATTTACACAGATCAATTTTGGTCCACCGTATTCTGTAGGTTTGAATAGAGGACTTCCAGTATCGAGAATCCACAATCGATCAACAGGATCCACAACTACTGACTGAACAGAGACTAGTTTTGACGCCTGGTCTTCCTGATCCACTTCATTTATTGATTCATTAGGATAAGCAATAGGCCGACCATCTACAATTTCTGAAACTGTAAACTTGACATCGTCTCCCCATTTTGGAAAGTTTACAAAAATGCGTCCTGTATGAGAAACTGTCACCCCGGTTGGCATGGCATCATTAAAAAAAGCTACAGGTTCCAATGCACCTAGTGATTCCGAAGAGGGCAGTTCAACTGAGGGAATATCTCTAGATATACCACTTTTTTCAAAATTCTTTGACACGTTATATAATGGAAAACATGCTACAAATAGATAAATTAGAGGTTACAAGATAATAAAAACAGTAATAGCAATTTATACAATTCTGAAGAAGTTTTGTTTAACTAACAAATAGAAGTTGCAAACACATCCTTTCACCCAGCATAAAAACATTACAAGAAGAATAGAAAACTTTCTAATTTCATTTTGAATATCCTCGAGACTTTACAAGTATGTAAATTTTTCTCGCGACGATTATTGTATAACCCATAGGAAGTCGAAAAAAATTCAATATCAACTTTGACTACAACAACAGCATTAATTTACGATAAGATAAAATAGAAAGCTCCTCAGATTTTGGAGGACGAAATTAAGTAATGTTGTAATATAAAGATATTCTCGAACAAAGAGTAATAATTTTCATCTTCATATAGATTGAAATACAACCCAAGGTCCTTAATTATGTCAAATAAATTATATTAGCAAATAATGTTACTCATAACAGGAATCTCTTAGTTATGAGCAATTGGTTTTTAATGAGCATTTGTTGTGATAATGTGTTGATTACTTAAAAAGTTCTAGAACAGAATAACAAATAAAGCTTTTTTCTACCAAATATCGTAAATCAAGTATATTATTAGATATACATGTCACAATCAGAGATCAATTCATGATAACAATGAAAAATGGAGATTAATAATTAATATACCTAATTATTTTCGTCAATCAAATTGAAAATACGTATGCAAAACAAAAAGAAAAGGGGTCTTGAACTTAACTTTGTGCTGCTGCGTTACTACCGGTGTTTGTTTGGCTTTGAACGTTAATGTTGTTACCAGAACCTACTGTATCTCCACCAGAAACTACTATGCTCCCCTGGTTAGAAGATTGAGATTGGCTAATGCTTTGTTCTGCAGAGTTTCCACCTTGTCCGGATTGTGCTAAAGCGTTGTTTCCACTGTTGAACTGATGCTGGAAGCTAGCGTTGTTGCATGAGAAGAATGTACTAGCACCTGAAACACACAGACCATTTTGGTTTGATGACTGTGATTGTTCTATCGATTGTTTTGCTTTATTTCCCTTCTTGTTTGTTGCAAGAGCATCATTATCCATGGCTACCAATGGACTGGATAATAGAGCCAAAGCGACCACCATTGCAATTGATGCTACAAGCATTTTGTTTTTGTTTGTGTTTTTATGAATATTTTGTGTTTTATTATTCATATCTTTAATATTAGAAAAAAAATATATGGGATTTGCTAACTAGTTGCAATACTCTAATATTCTAGTACTTTTAGAATTAATTTGCGCATACAAATATAACATGACAAAAATACCATTGCACTGCGCTCTGCCGTGGGAATACGTTTCAATATTCAATATAGCCGACAACAGAAAAACTACCGATTCTGTTCAACAACTAAGAATTCAAAAAGGTTTTGACAGTACACTTATTTTTAAATTCTTTCAGGTTTCTATATCCTCAATTAGAATAGTATCAAATGCTACTGCTTTATCGGGTTCTGATGCATAGATAACACAATGATGTGCTTTCAAAAGATCATGGATCCATTGCGGTCTCATAGATTTTTCTATTTTAGAGATATCATAAAGACATAATTGCGAGTTATCAAAACTATCAAAATTTTTATGCCCAACTTCTTCCAAAATAATACCCATCCTCATACCCTCCATTGTTTCTGTATCTGTTATCGTTCTACCCGCGAATCTAAATGGTGGTTTCATTCCTATGGTGGCATCTTTTCTTATGTGCATAAGCGTGCTCAAAGTTTCACGTTTATTATCATCGGATCTTTCAATGGTATAGACACGGAGCATGTTATTATTTTTGTAATATCTTACATCGATACCTTCGTAGTTTAGTCTTTTTTCAATTTCATCTGGATCATCAGAAGTAAAAAAAATACATGACTCACCTTTCGTGAGACCATTTAAAAAATACCTAGCTATTATCCAAAAGGCATATTTTTGGTCATCATATAACAAGACTATATGTCTGTTTTGTTCTAGATCGTCAACAAATGCAAATGGACGATAATCATCATTATTCTTTCCACTCATTGTTAATTTCTCAACCCCACTGCTGTCGATGAATCAAAGTATCTTATACCCATTTCCGTCAAAAAAGAAGCGATCCGGTCAAAATCCCTTACAAAGTCTCTTCCTTTTGGAGTTATTTGGAGTGGATCCTTTATAATCATTTTATTGTCCTCTAACTCATCTAGATACTTTACAAGTTTATCATATGCAAGATTACTCCTAAGCTGCACTCGAGTAGGTTTTACTTTACCATCACCACTACCACTCTCACTGTCAACTAGTTCATCTAAAATACCTTTGAGTATATCATGATATAATTCCATTTTATTTCGCTTTGGCTTTGGCAGAGTAATTAACAATTTTTTTTCTTATTAATAAACCTCCCCTTGGGGAGTTATCCTTTTTATTGATTTAATAAAATAAATCTTGAATTACAACATGATTAATAATCAACAAGAAAATAACAAAAACAATAGTTATTCAGAATTCATGATCTCACGATCACCAAAAAGTAACTACGAAGCATTAACGGCACTTGAAAAAAAGGCATCTGAAATGTTTAAAAAAGATGGGATATATTACGAGTTATTTAGACTTGCAGTAAATACTAGTTGGGAAGGATTCGAAAATATTTCAAAGATAGTTTCATTGAGTTCAAGTGATGAAGACGTATGGATAACCATAATGTCGTATAAGGATAAGAAACACAGGGATGAATTTGTAGAAAAAATGGCCAATGATAAAGAATGTCAACAAGGCTACGAGGAATGGGTAAAGCTTCTTTCCCCTAATTCCAAAATAATAACAGGAGAATTTGATAGACTATTGCAGAGCTAATTGGAAAGAGAAATCATACTCTTGTATTTAAGAACTTACAATGCTATTTTTATCAATTTACTAACCTATCAATCTTCTTCCACAATAAACATTATTTCAAAGATATTTGTTGATAAAATTTTTTGAATTTCTCTAATTGGGTTTGTTTTAATTTGGATCGGCGGTTTAGAACTTGATTCCATTCCATAGTATATGAAATTGTAACGTCTTCCAAATTTGATTCAGAAAAAGCAAGTACAAAAATGTATTTCTTGTTCCAATTCTTTTCATAATATGAAGGATGATCGAAGGATATGGGAAATGCCAAAGTTGAATCTATATGAACCCACCGACCCCCTATAAAAGATTCATTCCAACAATGATCCAAGAAATCATGTACAATTCGTGTTTTAATGGAAAAAGAGTTCAATATAGCCCCAAATAGAAATGTCCATTCACTACATTTTCCCATCCTATTGTCAGCAATTTCCTTGATTTTACCATACCGAGGGAATGAAAATACAGCATTGCAAAATGAACAATAATAATTTTCAATTCCCCTTATCTTCCAGGTATTACCAGGAATATACTCCAAAGTTAATTGGCGACCACAGTTATCACAAGAGGGGTTTTTGTCAACCCATCTCATAAAGTCCTTCTTAAACCAGACCATCAATTCCTTTAAAGAGTCTAAAAATGAAGGGGAAAAAGAAGTAGAAGAAGAATCGTGCTTAACATTGCAAACTTCATCGCCTTCTTTATCAGTCGAATCATTGCGGATATCAAGATTATTAGTGCTGTGGAAATCACCGTATCCATAATTATTGAAATTTACAACTTCAAATATGTCTTCTGTTTTAAGTTGCGTTTTGATATTTTTTCTAATTCTTTCTGGTACAAGAAGATTAACATATTGTAGGACATCAGGATCATTGTATTGGCTTGTAACCTTTTTGTATAGTATAAAATGCTGTTTAGTAAATGGATAACTAAAACTATTAGTAGACAAATCAAACAATATATTTAGTGAGACGGACAAAGTAAAAAATATTCATCTGAAATGTTGAATCAGGGTAAGAGTATTATGATTTTCCCTGACAGCCAGATTAATAACTCAAATAATTTGAGAAATAAATTCAAAGAGAACAGCATCTTTTAGCTCTAACCAACTATAACAACTGCTACTCCTCTCTTCTCTGTTCCATTACTCTAATCGTTAAAGATGAATAACAAAGTTGATCATAATTTGGATAGATTTATTGTTCGTTATAAGAATAGGATCTAATCATGTCATTCTTTTGGCGTTTTTTACTATCTATGGATTCAGATGGTATGTGTAGTAACTAATTATGACAAAGAATATGATGATGAGGATGATGAGGATGATTAGAGAGTGAGGATAAGAATCAAAGGTGAACGCAATAATCTGTTATATCGAAATTTGATAAATAATTGTTATTCAATTATTTGGAATTGTCATTGTATCAAAGTAATGAGATACGAATTTTCGGATTAATCTGACTAATGATTTGATGTTTTGGTGCTATTAGGATCGATATGAAAAGAGCATGTTGACTAATAATTACTGGTCAATTAGACTATTTGACAAGTATTTCTTGGCTTTTTCCAGCACCTTTCTTTCATTTTCAGGCAGAGGTTTATCATTAATCATTTCTTTAAATTGTAATGCGTTTATTAGTGCTTTACCACCATAATGATTATTAAAATACACGAAAATGGTATCTGTTTTTTGATTCATTTTCTCGATTTTTTCAACCCAAGGCTCTAGTTCCCTCTGAGAGTATAGATAATTATACCAATAGTGACCTTGAGCAGTATTTCTGCCGTGTAATCTAACTACGCTAGTTGATCTAGAAGTTATGTTATTTTCATTAGATAGAAATCCTAAATTTTCTTCCGTAGGGGAATCGGTCAAAACTGAGGCAACATCATAATGCTGAAGCAATTCTAATACACCCTCGGTATCCCAAGACGTGTGTCTAAATTCAATTGCAAAATAATTATAATTTTCAATATCAGAATTATTCCTCAATACCTTAAGAAATTCTTCCAGTTTATTAGATTCAGTAACTGTAAAGCTAGGAGGTAACTGGATAATTATTGCTCCTAGTTTATCGGAATTTTTCAATGGAGATATCTTGTCAAGGAATGTCTGCAAATCGCTCAATACGCCTTTATTTATATCCAATCTCTTATCATGAGTTATCATTTCTGGAACTTTAACTGAAATCTTAAATTCTGGTGGGGTTGTCCTTGCAATTCCAACAAATAAGTCTTGGGTCATATGTTGATAGAATCTATTGTAAAATGTAGCATCCATCTCAACTGTATTGAAGAACTGTGAATAGTAGTTGAGTTTTCGCGTTTTGCTATCAGGATAAAATATGTTTAGCCATCCGCCTTTTTCAGGCGAATCACCATAATTCCAACCCGAGCATCCTATGAACAATTTGGAAGACATTCGCTAATTCATTCTTACTAGGAAAAGATAAAAAAGATTTATGAAAGTGGTTACAGCAATTGTAATTCAATTTCTTTTACTTTGTAATGGAGCAAGCAAAACTCTCCTAGTCGAACGTTATTGATTCAAATAGCGATAATTTACGAATTAAAGTCTTTAAAGATAATTTTTTCATTCCTGATCACGACAAGATTAACAAACTAGCAATATTCACCTTTAACAGCAATTACATTACATATAAAAAACTGCAAAGAATTACACTCAACAGTTTAGAAACAATAAATGATCTTATTACAACGGTAATAACATCATCAACATTAGCATCAACAACAACATCAACCTACAAACTTCAAAAATAATGTTATCAACCAAGATTGCTTTAGCTGCTTAGATTTACTTTGCTTCAACAAAAAATATAATCGAGGGAAGAAATTACATTCTATATGACAACTAGAAAGTATAAGTTATTTGAGAGTACTAGGATAGGAGGTAAAAGAAAGTCAAAAAACTATTTGAACAATAACAGTAGCCTTGCAAAACTCAAGAACAAACAAAAGACTAGTCGTCAATCGATGAAGATAATTAAAAGGAATAATGTTACTAAAACACAAAATGAAATGTTAACACAACTGGAAAAAGACTATGAGGAATTTAGCAGAACACACACCTTTAAATTTCCAACCTGGCTGTATGGACCTCCCAAAGGAAAGTTATTTAAGGTTGAAGTAGAGGATTGTCCTAGATTTGGTGATACAGCATATGTGGAGTTTGATTCGGCTAGAACAGCATTTATCAGTATAGACATGCAAATTGATTTCTGCGGCCCAAAGGGTTATGTTGACGTCATGAAGTATGATTTGAGTTTAACCTCGGCACCAATCAAACCTATACGAAGTGTCTTGGATGTAATACGGAATAAAACCGATATCAGAGTAATACACACCAGAGAGGGTCATCTACCAGATCTTTCCGATGCGCCATACAATAAAGTACTACGGAGTAAAATCATTGGAGATGGTGTGGGCATAGGCGATACGCCAGTTGGTGGTCTTGGCAGGTTACTGATAAGGGGTGAAAAAAACTGGGACATTGTAAGGGAACTATATCCAATACAAGGGGAATATGTAATTGACAAAGCAGGAAAGGGGGCGTTTGGGCAAAGCAATCTGCCGTTGATATTAAGGAATATGGGAATTACCCATCTGGTAATAGCTGGGATCACAGCTGACGTATGTGTTCACACTATTATGAGAGAAGCTAATGATTTTGGCTACTGGTGTACATTGCTAAAGGATGGAACCGGTGCTACTGACTATGGCAACTATAAGGCTGCAATTAAACAGATAAAGATGCAGGGCGGAGTTTTTGGATGGGTTACAGATTCTAAGAAATTTGTTAAAAGTGTTCAATCTGCATTCAAGGAGAAAAATTAGCTAAAAATAATAAAGATTAGCTGATAAACCCACAAGTATTCAGAGACGTTAACTATAAAGAAATAATGAATTTTACAGAAGATAGTAACAGCATGCAGTTTATAGAGAGAGAGCTAAAGAGAATAAAAGAGCTTTACTGTCTACTAGAAATCTTCATAGTAATTAAAAAATCCCAGAATTGATTTAACCTGAACTTTTGGAAATATGTTTGAGGTTGAATCTAAACCATGCTATTAGAAATATGACTTCCATAATGACATATACGTAGATACAAATTTTGACACTCGAAATTTAATTTGAAAGTCATTTTCGATGCGAGGTCATGAGGTAAAAGAATATGTAATCATATCTACAAATAAATCGATTTGTAAGTAGTATGGTTACTATCGAGGCGCATAAAATATTATTAATGCACCTAATAGCACTATAAAGCCACCGACTATTTCAAATCTATCCGGTCTCTTCTTATCTAAGATCAATCCCCAGACGATCGCCATCATTACAAAGATTCCTCCATAAGCTGCATATACTCTTCCAAAATTCGATGGTTGAAAAGTTTGAATTATTCCATACAGAACTAGTATGATGCTTCCTAAAAGTCCAACCGTTAAAGTCTTTTTATCTCTTAGCCAATGCCATACAAGGTATCCACCTCCTATTTCAGCTATTGCAGCAATCAAAAACAGTCCAATAGTGGAAAAAAGAAAAATAACGAAAGAGTTAGTCGGAAGTACCGATTCCAATTTTTTCATCCTCTTTACGGGGATAATAAAAAATAACGATAACGCCTATAGCAGCAACAATTGTTCCAGTTATGTCGTAAATATCCGGAACAAAGTCCTCAAACAGATACCCCCAGCATAAAGCCATTACAATAAAAATTCCCCCATATGCAGCATATGTTCTATGGAAATGTGTTTTTTGAAATGTTGGAACCACCCCATACATAAATAGCACAAGACCGCCTAATACACCAAATATCCAACTATGGCTTTCGCGCAACCATAACCAAACTAAATATCCTCCCCCTATCTCACATAATCCTGCAACAAAGAAGAAGAATAATGAATACAAAATGGTCTTTATCCTATTATACAACTATCAAAGGATAGGGGTCTAACTCATTTATTTATCTATTAGATTATCTTCGCACCTATTAAAATAGATCGAATTCAGTCATAAAATAGAGCTCCTTGGAATAGCAAGATTCCGTTGCAAATATCGATCTTTTAGGCATCAAATATACAAAATATAATTTTTGTGTTCTTTTATCAAGAACTTGATAACCTGTATAAAATTAAAATATTTCCATTTTATTACCCCTCATCGCGAATTCCTAATTTTAAATGAATCCACCACAGATCCAATTCCGATGGCTTTGTTCAATAACAAGAAATTAGAGAGATATAGAAAGAGAGGATTGGTTATGATTTTCTGCCGATATCGGTGAAGTACCACTTATCCGATTGAAGAAATATTTAGCATCAGCGGCTCATTGAAGGTATCTCCAAAATCATGACTTGACCTTACGAATGGCTCAATCGTTCCAGTCTGATTGTCCCACCAAGTAATAGATACATGATTCTCATGAGCCAGTATAGAAACATTGGCAGAAAAAGAAGGATTGTTACTAATATTAATTGGTGTCTTGAAGGTGTCTCCACCATTTTCACTTTTAGTAAAAAATATCTCCCAATTTCCTGTCTTATTATCGGGCCATACGATGTAAAGATTG
Coding sequences:
- a CDS encoding DUF72 domain-containing protein; this encodes MSSKLFIGCSGWNYGDSPEKGGWLNIFYPDSKTRKLNYYSQFFNTVEMDATFYNRFYQHMTQDLFVGIARTTPPEFKISVKVPEMITHDKRLDINKGVLSDLQTFLDKISPLKNSDKLGAIIIQLPPSFTVTESNKLEEFLKVLRNNSDIENYNYFAIEFRHTSWDTEGVLELLQHYDVASVLTDSPTEENLGFLSNENNITSRSTSVVRLHGRNTAQGHYWYNYLYSQRELEPWVEKIEKMNQKTDTIFVYFNNHYGGKALINALQFKEMINDKPLPENERKVLEKAKKYLSNSLIDQ
- a CDS encoding YnfA family protein, with the protein product MFLFSTIGLFLIAAIAEIGGGYLVWHWLRDKKTLTVGLLGSIILVLYGIIQTFQPSNFGRVYAAYGGIFVMMAIVWGLILDKKRPDRFEIVGGFIVLLGALIIFYAPR
- a CDS encoding cysteine hydrolase family protein, translating into MTTRKYKLFESTRIGGKRKSKNYLNNNSSLAKLKNKQKTSRQSMKIIKRNNVTKTQNEMLTQLEKDYEEFSRTHTFKFPTWLYGPPKGKLFKVEVEDCPRFGDTAYVEFDSARTAFISIDMQIDFCGPKGYVDVMKYDLSLTSAPIKPIRSVLDVIRNKTDIRVIHTREGHLPDLSDAPYNKVLRSKIIGDGVGIGDTPVGGLGRLLIRGEKNWDIVRELYPIQGEYVIDKAGKGAFGQSNLPLILRNMGITHLVIAGITADVCVHTIMREANDFGYWCTLLKDGTGATDYGNYKAAIKQIKMQGGVFGWVTDSKKFVKSVQSAFKEKN
- a CDS encoding YnfA family protein → MYSLFFFFVAGLCEIGGGYLVWLWLRESHSWIFGVLGGLVLFMYGVVPTFQKTHFHRTYAAYGGIFIVMALCWGYLFEDFVPDIYDITGTIVAAIGVIVIFYYPRKEDEKIGIGTSD
- a CDS encoding winged helix-turn-helix domain-containing protein: MELYHDILKGILDELVDSESGSGDGKVKPTRVQLRSNLAYDKLVKYLDELEDNKMIIKDPLQITPKGRDFVRDFDRIASFLTEMGIRYFDSSTAVGLRN
- a CDS encoding L-dopachrome tautomerase-related protein, coding for MSKNFEKSGISRDIPSVELPSSESLGALEPVAFFNDAMPTGVTVSHTGRIFVNFPKWGDDVKFTVSEIVDGRPIAYPNESINEVDQEDQASKLVSVQSVVVDPVDRLWILDTGSPLFKPTEYGGPKLICVNLDTNKVTKKILFPQTIAQPTTYLNDIRFDLRRGNDGMAFITDSSMEGSNAIIVVDLHTGECWRRLNEHPSTKPEDLGTFLPLVEGRPFLERQPDGTVKQGASMGADGIAINSDGSRLYYCPLGSRKLYSVAIDALVDRNISEEEVANTVQNHGDRGGASDGLESDAEGNIYSTNYEHNAILRLRYSDNLWETLVYDPRLLWPDTLSLANDGYLYVTANQLHRQGRYNKGKDIRVKPYTLFRIRVNAQPVMLK
- a CDS encoding transglutaminase domain-containing protein, which gives rise to MSVSLNILFDLSTNSFSYPFTKQHFILYKKVTSQYNDPDVLQYVNLLVPERIRKNIKTQLKTEDIFEVVNFNNYGYGDFHSTNNLDIRNDSTDKEGDEVCNVKHDSSSTSFSPSFLDSLKELMVWFKKDFMRWVDKNPSCDNCGRQLTLEYIPGNTWKIRGIENYYCSFCNAVFSFPRYGKIKEIADNRMGKCSEWTFLFGAILNSFSIKTRIVHDFLDHCWNESFIGGRWVHIDSTLAFPISFDHPSYYEKNWNKKYIFVLAFSESNLEDVTISYTMEWNQVLNRRSKLKQTQLEKFKKFYQQISLK
- a CDS encoding DUF1428 family protein; the protein is MINNQQENNKNNSYSEFMISRSPKSNYEALTALEKKASEMFKKDGIYYELFRLAVNTSWEGFENISKIVSLSSSDEDVWITIMSYKDKKHRDEFVEKMANDKECQQGYEEWVKLLSPNSKIITGEFDRLLQS
- a CDS encoding MEDS domain-containing protein gives rise to the protein MSGKNNDDYRPFAFVDDLEQNRHIVLLYDDQKYAFWIIARYFLNGLTKGESCIFFTSDDPDEIEKRLNYEGIDVRYYKNNNMLRVYTIERSDDNKRETLSTLMHIRKDATIGMKPPFRFAGRTITDTETMEGMRMGIILEEVGHKNFDSFDNSQLCLYDISKIEKSMRPQWIHDLLKAHHCVIYASEPDKAVAFDTILIEDIET